One stretch of Miscanthus floridulus cultivar M001 chromosome 18, ASM1932011v1, whole genome shotgun sequence DNA includes these proteins:
- the LOC136521893 gene encoding uncharacterized protein: MERAAGEAGAPTPAARGGAAAPAGAGAGGAMVKGRSCKGCLYYSSVLRSRARGPVCVGVTRAIPQVSERMVGELELEAIQEGRYLADFRYACVGYSMYLDDKETPTGIRDKARAQLPVCVGVELLADRKVPTNVKKEAPKPRHYKPGQPGHTGDDFLTKFQRNAGLVANGVAKNLNKVGTYIKDTVGDMIQPYRKRPK, from the exons ATGGAGCGCGCCGCCGGGGAGGCGGGCGCCCCCACGCCGGCGGCGAGAGGGGGAGCGGCAGCGCCAgcgggggcaggggcagggggaGCGATGGTGAAGGGGCGGTCCTGCAAGGGCTGCCTCTACTACTCGTCAGTGCTCAGGTCGCGAGCGCGCGGGCCCGTCTGCGTCGGCGTCACCCGCGCCATTCCCCAAG TTTCTGAGCGTATGGTTGGAGAACTTGAACTTGAAGCTATCCAAGAAGGTCGCTATCTTGCAGATTTCAGATATGCATGTGTTGGCTATTCAATGTACTTAGATGACAAGGAAACTCCTACGGGGATACGAGATAAGGCACGTGCGCAGCTACCTGTTTGTGTTGGAGTCGAG CTATTGGCAGATAGAAAAGTCCCAACAAATGTTAAGAAAGAAG CTCCAAAACCACGTCATTACAAACCAGGGCAACCAGGGCATACAGGAGATGATTTCTTAACTAA ATTTCAGAGGAATGCAGGGCTTGTGGCCAATGGTGTGGCTAAGAACCTGAATAAAGTTGGGACCTACATCAAAGACACCGTGGGTGATATGATACAGCCTTACCGCAAGCGTCCCAAATAA